A window of Leptolyngbya sp. FACHB-261 genomic DNA:
TCGGCAAGCACAGGGTCAGCAATATCAATAAAGCTAGAGCCGTTCCACTTTAAGGCTAAATTGCGATAGCCAAAGCCAGCCACCAAAATTTCGAAGGCCCCGTCACCATCAACATCGAGGATGGCAAGACCATAGTTGAGTTGAGCGGGATTATCAGTGAGGAGAGAGCTGCGGTCCACAAACATAGAAGTTTCGGTCAAGGCTTGGGCGAAGAGCTGCCCTCTCCCACTCTACAGATTTCGATCTAGAGCCTCTATAAATTAAAGAGGCTCAGGGAAACGACATTGAACCGATCAGGGAATTGCGCGAGATAGATGGCACCCTGAGCCCTGAGGTTTATTCCTCTTCATCTCCAGAAACGGTCATTAAACGGATGTGCTTGCGGCCCACCTTTAAAGTGAGTTCATCACCCGGTTGCAATCCCATCTGACGGGTGTAGGGTGCGCCAATCAGCAGCATGCCGTTCTTTTGAACGCTTACGCGGTAGCTGGCTGCACGGCCTCCACGACCCTGACCAGGCTCTTTGCCTTTGCCATCGAGGTCAATGCCTTCTGCAGCGATCAGCGCCTTATAAAACTGCATTAGATTGACCCGTTCACCTCGCTTGGGAGTTTGCGAGACATAGCCACAAGCACGCGCTTTTTCTTCCTTAGAAGCACCTTTGAGATCTTTGACCTTCTCCAGTAACTCTCGACCGGTGAGGGGTTTGACAGGTTCCGGTTTGGGCGGTTCTACCTGTGCCTTTTTTCTTGCCATAGTGTTACACCGCTAAAGGGCGAATAGATTATTTCAGAGTATTGTTTATATTGATCGGGACTGTCAACAGTTTCAACAAGAAAATACAACGATTTTCGAAAAAGAAGAGGCGAGAGTGTTGCTTCTGTAGAGTGAAAACTGATGCAACTCAGACCCATCTGCCCAATTCAAAACGCCAGCGAACATCACTACTGTCTTTTTGAGCTGTGCTTTCGACTGCTAGCAGGCATCGTTTGAGAGTCCAGTCTTTAACTCAACAGCTTGGTTTTGTCCTAAAGGCTGACCTGTCGTTTGCAAAAGTTGCTAAATCGATGGCGCCTCCAAACTGAAGCTTCTCTGGGCTTGCAATTGAGCAGGAGGCCATTACCTCCTACCTAATCACTCTCTAGGCCACAGGATTCTGGGCACCTGAAATAGTGCTCATTGGCCTGAGACTAAGGCGAGGGCTTGAATAATCAGGCAGGTGATCTACAGGTTTGCCCGAACAGAGCACCTCTAGATCTGTTATTGGCTGATTTAAGTTTTGCCTGAGGAGGTTTGCATTGAGACGCGGGTTGGTCTACTGGCTATCCAAACTGAATTCTCCGGAGTG
This region includes:
- a CDS encoding AbrB family transcriptional regulator, yielding MARKKAQVEPPKPEPVKPLTGRELLEKVKDLKGASKEEKARACGYVSQTPKRGERVNLMQFYKALIAAEGIDLDGKGKEPGQGRGGRAASYRVSVQKNGMLLIGAPYTRQMGLQPGDELTLKVGRKHIRLMTVSGDEEE